A region from the Streptosporangium sp. NBC_01756 genome encodes:
- a CDS encoding alpha-1,4-glucan--maltose-1-phosphate maltosyltransferase, with protein sequence MIGRIPIQDIQPTVDCGRRPAKAAAGETFEIAATVFREGHDAVAAGAVLIGPDGVRGPLLRMSEHAPGTDRWGVEVTLPTEGDWHFRVEAWSDPMATWFHDAGIKIPRDMDAELMCEEGARLFERAARAVRPADCGGVPRRPAARPGAAGGGAAKGRTANGKAANGRTAKGAKTPGKAARGVTLSTGRAEAAVLEAAADVHVCGHRAAFLAVAAKLRDRDLDPRARFSTAQLPETAELLHAHPLRDLVTKSPRRMIRVDRRRALFGSWYEFFPRSEGAIVEQGTAPKSGNFTTAAKRLPAVAKMGFDVVYLPPIHPIGRSFRKGRNNTLTPESYDPGSPWAIGSEEGGHDAIHPDLGSFDDFDAFVARTRELGMEVAIDFALQCAPDHPWVKEHPEWFNIRADGSIAYAENPPKKYQDIYPLNFDKDPEGIYAEVKRVVRLWMDHGVRIFRVDNPHTKPVAFWERLLADINSTDPDVLFLAEAFTRPPMMQALARVGFHQSYTYYTWKNSRQEVEDYLGELSGETSHFLRPNVFVNTPDILHEYLQHGGVPAFRIRAVLAAMAMPTWGVYAGYELAENAPVRPGSEEYLDSEKYQYKPRDWAAAEREGLSLAPFITQLNLLRRAHPALQELRNLRFHSVDHPDVVCFSKRLPGAHDTATRRHGMGDVVLTVVNLDPHNTHEATVSLDMPALGLDWRAEFVVDDELSGESYRWRQDNYVRLDPHIHPAHIFTLRAATANQR encoded by the coding sequence ATGATCGGACGAATCCCAATCCAGGACATCCAGCCCACGGTCGACTGCGGGCGCCGCCCCGCCAAGGCCGCCGCGGGCGAGACCTTCGAGATCGCCGCCACCGTGTTCCGGGAGGGACACGACGCGGTGGCCGCCGGAGCCGTTCTCATCGGTCCCGACGGCGTGCGCGGCCCGCTGCTGCGCATGAGTGAGCACGCTCCGGGCACCGACCGCTGGGGCGTCGAGGTGACGCTGCCCACCGAGGGTGACTGGCACTTCCGCGTCGAGGCGTGGAGCGACCCCATGGCCACCTGGTTCCATGACGCGGGCATCAAGATCCCACGCGACATGGACGCCGAGCTCATGTGCGAGGAGGGCGCCCGGCTCTTCGAACGCGCCGCCAGGGCCGTACGGCCCGCGGACTGCGGAGGTGTGCCCCGCAGACCCGCCGCCAGGCCCGGAGCCGCGGGCGGCGGGGCCGCGAAGGGCAGAACGGCGAACGGCAAGGCCGCGAACGGCAGGACGGCGAAGGGGGCGAAGACTCCCGGGAAGGCCGCCCGCGGCGTGACCCTGAGCACCGGGCGGGCCGAGGCGGCGGTGCTGGAGGCGGCCGCGGACGTCCATGTCTGCGGGCACCGGGCCGCGTTCCTGGCGGTGGCGGCCAAGCTGCGCGACCGGGATCTCGACCCGCGCGCCCGGTTCTCGACAGCCCAGCTTCCGGAGACGGCCGAGCTGCTGCACGCGCACCCGCTGCGCGACCTGGTGACGAAGTCGCCCCGGCGGATGATCCGGGTCGACCGGCGCAGGGCGCTGTTCGGCTCGTGGTACGAGTTCTTCCCGCGCTCCGAGGGGGCGATCGTCGAACAGGGCACCGCCCCCAAGTCCGGAAATTTCACGACTGCTGCGAAGCGGCTGCCCGCGGTCGCCAAAATGGGCTTCGACGTCGTCTACCTGCCGCCGATCCACCCGATCGGCCGCAGTTTCCGCAAGGGCCGCAACAACACCCTGACGCCCGAGTCCTACGACCCCGGCTCCCCCTGGGCGATCGGCTCCGAGGAGGGCGGCCACGACGCCATCCACCCCGATCTCGGCAGCTTCGACGACTTCGACGCCTTCGTGGCCAGGACCCGCGAGCTCGGCATGGAGGTCGCCATCGACTTCGCCCTGCAGTGTGCGCCCGACCACCCGTGGGTCAAGGAGCACCCGGAGTGGTTCAACATCCGCGCCGACGGCTCCATCGCCTACGCGGAGAACCCGCCGAAGAAGTACCAGGACATCTACCCGCTGAACTTCGACAAGGATCCGGAGGGCATCTACGCCGAGGTCAAGCGGGTGGTCCGGCTCTGGATGGACCACGGCGTACGGATCTTCCGGGTGGACAACCCGCACACCAAGCCGGTGGCGTTCTGGGAGCGGCTGCTGGCCGACATCAACTCCACCGATCCGGACGTGCTGTTCCTGGCCGAGGCCTTCACCCGCCCGCCGATGATGCAGGCGCTGGCCAGGGTCGGTTTCCACCAGTCCTACACCTACTACACCTGGAAGAACTCCAGGCAGGAGGTCGAGGACTACCTGGGCGAGCTCTCCGGCGAGACGTCGCACTTCCTGCGGCCGAACGTATTCGTCAATACTCCCGATATTCTCCACGAATACCTCCAGCACGGGGGAGTTCCGGCATTTCGCATCAGAGCGGTCCTCGCGGCGATGGCGATGCCGACCTGGGGGGTATACGCCGGATATGAACTTGCGGAGAATGCCCCGGTTCGTCCAGGTAGTGAAGAATACCTAGATAGCGAGAAATATCAGTACAAACCTCGCGATTGGGCAGCAGCCGAACGTGAGGGCCTTAGCCTGGCTCCCTTCATCACGCAACTTAATTTGTTGCGAAGAGCACACCCGGCGCTCCAGGAACTGCGTAACCTACGGTTCCATAGCGTCGACCATCCGGACGTGGTCTGCTTCTCCAAGCGGCTGCCCGGCGCCCATGACACGGCCACACGACGGCACGGCATGGGCGACGTGGTTCTGACGGTCGTGAACCTTGATCCACACAACACCCATGAGGCCACGGTGTCCTTGGACATGCCGGCCCTCGGTCTCGACTGGCGTGCCGAGTTCGTCGTGGACGACGAACTGTCGGGCGAGTCGTATCGCTGGCGGCAGGACAACTACGTGCGCCTCGATCCGCATATCCACCCAGCGCACATCTTCACTTTGCGTGCCGCGACGGCGAACCAGCGGTGA
- a CDS encoding maltokinase N-terminal cap-like domain-containing protein: MLTELLTGWITHQRWFAGKGRPIDELVVDSDIELAHRLRHLIISVHQAGTHDRYQLLLGTDGDTSGRYSHSRIGDGCYDAAYDPDLTATLLTGMAEGRDLGPLRFRHLEGVEIDTSLRSLVLGAEQSNTSLVYGDTYICKLFRRLIPGLNPELEIVTALARNGSQHIAQPYGWIETELDGAPTTLAMTQEFLATANDGWALALASVRDLYASLDPSASDAGGDFSSEAYRLGVATAEVHHELAAAFPTDVMDGQEVKQMMEDHRRRLAAAIREVPELAEHARVAQEAYQRVADVVSEIPVQRVHGDYHLGQVMRTTGDWVVLDFEGEPGQPLDERRALSSPLRDVAGMLRSFDYAARHLLADHPGAEELRPRAVEWAELNRSSFLAGYSAGGGRLHAEDAVLLRALELVKAVYEVTYEARNRPTWLPIPLAAFQMGR; the protein is encoded by the coding sequence GTGTTGACGGAGCTCCTTACCGGCTGGATCACCCATCAACGATGGTTCGCCGGTAAGGGGCGGCCGATAGACGAGCTCGTCGTCGACTCCGACATCGAGCTCGCCCACCGGCTCCGTCATCTGATCATCTCGGTCCACCAGGCCGGGACGCACGACCGCTACCAGCTTCTGCTCGGCACCGACGGAGACACCTCCGGCCGCTACAGCCACTCCCGGATCGGCGACGGCTGCTACGACGCCGCCTACGACCCCGACCTCACCGCCACCCTGCTCACCGGGATGGCCGAGGGCCGCGACCTCGGCCCGCTGCGCTTCCGCCACCTGGAGGGGGTGGAGATCGACACCTCCCTGCGCAGCCTGGTGCTCGGCGCCGAGCAGTCCAACACCTCCCTGGTGTACGGCGACACCTACATCTGCAAGCTGTTCCGCCGGCTGATCCCCGGCCTCAACCCCGAGCTGGAGATCGTCACCGCCCTGGCCCGGAACGGCTCCCAGCACATCGCGCAGCCGTACGGCTGGATCGAGACCGAGCTCGACGGCGCGCCCACCACGCTGGCGATGACCCAGGAGTTCCTCGCCACCGCCAACGACGGCTGGGCCCTGGCCCTGGCCAGCGTCCGCGACCTGTACGCCTCGCTCGACCCCTCCGCCTCCGACGCGGGCGGCGACTTCAGCTCCGAGGCCTACCGGCTCGGGGTGGCCACCGCCGAGGTCCACCACGAACTGGCCGCCGCGTTCCCCACCGACGTGATGGACGGGCAGGAGGTCAAACAGATGATGGAGGACCACCGCCGCCGCCTGGCCGCCGCGATCCGCGAGGTGCCCGAGCTCGCCGAGCACGCCCGGGTGGCCCAGGAGGCCTACCAGCGGGTCGCCGACGTGGTCTCCGAGATCCCGGTCCAGCGCGTCCACGGCGACTACCACCTCGGCCAGGTGATGCGCACGACCGGCGACTGGGTCGTCCTGGACTTCGAGGGCGAGCCCGGCCAGCCCCTCGACGAGCGCCGCGCCCTGTCCTCGCCGCTGCGGGACGTGGCCGGCATGCTGCGCTCGTTCGACTACGCCGCCCGCCACCTGCTGGCCGACCACCCCGGCGCCGAGGAGCTGCGCCCCCGCGCCGTCGAGTGGGCCGAGCTCAACCGCTCCTCCTTCCTGGCCGGCTACTCCGCCGGCGGCGGTCGCCTGCACGCAGAGGACGCCGTCCTGCTCCGCGCCCTGGAGCTGGTGAAGGCCGTCTACGAGGTCACCTACGAGGCCCGCAACCGCCCGACCTGGCTCCCCATCCCGCTGGCCGCCTTCCAGATGGGCCGCTGA
- the treS gene encoding maltose alpha-D-glucosyltransferase — protein MSQLPEPIPNTFDEEKPRDPYWFKRAVFYEVLIRGFADSNGDGTGDIRGLINRLDYLQWLGVDCLWLLPLYESPLRDGGYDIADFMKILPEFGDLGDFVKLVDEAHKRGMRVIADLVMNHTSDQHPWFQASRHDPEGPFGDFYVWSDSDERYQDARVIFIDTETSNWSHDPVRGQYYWHRFFSHQPDLNYENPDVQDAMLEVLRFWLDLGIDGFRMDAIPYLFEQDGTNCENLPRTHEYLKRVRAEVDRLYPDRVLLAEANQWPADVVEYFGDPATGGDECHMAFHFPLMPRIFMAVRRESRYPISEIMAQTPKIPENCQWGIFLRNHDELTLEMVTDDERDYMYSEYAKDPRMRANVGIRRRLAPLLENDRNQIELFTALLLSLPGSPVLYYGDEIGMGDNIWLGDRDGVRTPMQWSPDRNAGFSDCDPGRLYLPVIMDPIYGYQAINVEAQQKSSGSLLHWTKRMIDIRKRHPVFGLGAFTELNSSNPSVLAYVRELGDDRILCVNNLSRFPQPVELDLRRFEGSVPVETMGGVPFPPIGELPYLLTLPGHGFYWFTLPPSNQEA, from the coding sequence GTGAGTCAGCTACCTGAGCCCATTCCGAACACCTTCGACGAGGAGAAGCCGCGCGATCCCTACTGGTTCAAGCGCGCCGTTTTCTATGAGGTGCTCATCCGGGGATTCGCCGATTCCAACGGAGACGGCACCGGAGACATCCGCGGTCTCATCAACCGGCTGGACTATCTCCAGTGGCTGGGGGTGGACTGCCTCTGGCTGCTGCCCCTGTACGAGTCTCCGCTCCGCGACGGTGGTTACGACATCGCGGACTTCATGAAGATCCTTCCCGAGTTCGGGGATCTCGGAGACTTCGTGAAACTGGTGGACGAAGCGCACAAGCGGGGCATGCGCGTCATCGCCGACCTGGTGATGAACCACACCAGCGACCAGCACCCCTGGTTCCAGGCCTCCCGCCACGACCCCGAGGGGCCGTTCGGCGACTTCTACGTCTGGAGCGACTCCGACGAGAGGTACCAGGACGCCCGGGTCATCTTCATCGACACCGAGACGTCCAACTGGTCGCACGATCCGGTGCGGGGCCAGTACTACTGGCACAGGTTCTTCTCCCACCAGCCGGACCTCAACTACGAGAACCCGGACGTCCAGGACGCGATGCTGGAGGTGCTGCGGTTCTGGCTCGACCTCGGCATCGACGGCTTCCGGATGGACGCCATCCCCTACCTGTTCGAGCAGGACGGCACGAACTGCGAGAACCTGCCCAGGACTCACGAATACCTCAAGCGGGTCAGGGCCGAGGTCGACCGCCTCTACCCGGACAGGGTGCTGCTGGCCGAGGCCAACCAGTGGCCGGCCGACGTGGTCGAATACTTCGGCGACCCCGCGACCGGCGGCGACGAGTGCCACATGGCGTTCCACTTCCCGCTGATGCCGCGCATCTTCATGGCCGTCAGGCGGGAGTCCCGCTACCCGATCTCGGAGATCATGGCCCAGACGCCGAAGATCCCCGAGAACTGCCAGTGGGGCATCTTCCTGCGCAACCACGACGAGCTCACGCTTGAGATGGTGACCGACGACGAGCGCGACTACATGTACTCCGAGTACGCCAAGGATCCCCGGATGCGGGCCAACGTCGGCATCCGGCGGCGGCTGGCGCCGCTGCTGGAGAACGACCGCAACCAGATCGAGCTGTTCACCGCGCTGCTGCTCTCCCTGCCCGGATCTCCCGTCCTCTACTACGGCGACGAGATCGGGATGGGCGACAACATCTGGCTGGGTGACCGCGACGGCGTCCGTACCCCGATGCAGTGGAGCCCCGACCGCAACGCCGGGTTCTCCGACTGCGACCCGGGGCGGCTGTATCTCCCGGTCATCATGGACCCGATCTACGGCTACCAGGCGATCAACGTCGAGGCGCAGCAGAAGAGCTCCGGTTCACTGCTGCACTGGACCAAGCGGATGATCGACATCCGCAAGCGGCATCCGGTCTTCGGTCTGGGGGCGTTCACCGAGCTCAACTCCTCCAACCCGAGTGTCCTGGCCTACGTGCGCGAGCTGGGCGACGACCGCATCCTGTGCGTGAACAACCTCTCGCGGTTCCCGCAGCCGGTGGAGCTCGACCTGCGCCGGTTCGAGGGATCCGTCCCCGTCGAGACCATGGGCGGGGTTCCTTTCCCACCGATTGGTGAACTTCCGTATCTTTTGACGCTCCCTGGGCATGGGTTCTACTGGTTCACCCTGCCGCCCTCAAACCAGGAGGCGTAA
- a CDS encoding ThuA domain-containing protein: MTSKQALIVRGGWDGHQPVEATDLFIPFLEKNGYSVRIEDSPRIYADASVMGGVDLVVQCFSMGSIEPDALSGLRSAVEAGTGFAGWHGGITDAFRDNPDYLQLVGGQFACHPGKPEAERTGEQSDNYVPHRVNILPAAADHPITRGIEDFDLVTEQYWVLADGYCDVLATTTQAVRDSDPWHRPVTSPAVWTRSWGAGKVFVCTPGHRVEVLEDPNVRTIVERGLLWAGR, from the coding sequence ATGACATCGAAGCAGGCACTCATCGTGCGGGGCGGCTGGGACGGCCACCAGCCCGTCGAGGCGACCGACCTGTTCATCCCCTTCCTTGAGAAGAACGGCTACTCCGTCCGCATCGAGGACTCACCCCGGATCTACGCCGACGCCTCCGTCATGGGCGGTGTCGACCTCGTCGTGCAGTGCTTCTCGATGGGGTCGATCGAGCCGGACGCGCTCAGCGGGCTCCGGTCCGCCGTCGAGGCGGGCACGGGTTTCGCGGGCTGGCACGGCGGCATCACCGACGCCTTCCGCGACAACCCCGACTACCTCCAGCTGGTCGGGGGCCAGTTCGCCTGCCATCCGGGGAAGCCCGAGGCCGAGCGGACCGGTGAGCAGAGCGACAACTACGTGCCGCACCGGGTGAACATACTGCCTGCGGCGGCCGACCACCCGATCACCCGGGGGATCGAGGACTTCGACCTGGTCACCGAGCAGTACTGGGTGCTGGCCGACGGCTACTGCGACGTGCTGGCCACCACCACCCAGGCGGTCCGCGACTCCGACCCGTGGCACCGGCCGGTCACCTCGCCGGCGGTCTGGACCCGGTCGTGGGGAGCGGGGAAGGTCTTCGTCTGCACCCCCGGACACCGGGTGGAGGTCCTGGAGGACCCCAACGTCCGGACCATCGTCGAGCGCGGTCTGCTGTGGGCCGGCCGGTGA
- a CDS encoding acyltransferase family protein — translation MTTEPTGPPPTVRRPELDAIRTLVVVGLVFFHSALVFDTRDDYYVKNADTTEVTTILAGLGVVWAMPMLFLIAGLGSWYSLRKRGPAGFAVERLLRLGVPLVFAVLTIIPVPQWLRLRADPGYHESYLRFLPRFFDVRLDLTDFPFILRGRYFETGHLWFVVLLLAFSLLLAPLVHWLPRDLGRRVRARLASTAERRGAILLPAVPVAAVSALAGLEEGFAAWSRWAYLLFFLYGFVLAADERFRTAMRRDAVPAAVLGTILFLVGMPGFLVVGDVFGGDPFTDMTPLAIGARILYGATGWCWLVAILGLLDRRRPAPDTARGPADDRNQGRGKERGREQGRGQSQEQDQGRGRGQSREQGQEQGRGQDRRRGRGRRLYGYLAAAALPLYVLHQPIVVAVAYGVVGWHAPIPVKYVVIVAVSLTLTVAAYDLLVRRTRVTRSLFGIRG, via the coding sequence ATGACGACCGAGCCCACCGGACCACCCCCGACGGTGCGGCGACCGGAGCTGGACGCGATCCGCACCCTTGTGGTGGTCGGACTGGTGTTCTTCCACTCGGCGCTGGTGTTCGACACGCGCGACGACTACTACGTCAAAAACGCCGACACCACCGAGGTGACCACGATCCTCGCCGGCCTCGGCGTGGTGTGGGCGATGCCGATGCTCTTCCTCATCGCCGGCCTGGGCTCGTGGTATTCGCTGCGCAAGCGCGGCCCCGCCGGATTCGCGGTGGAGCGGCTGCTGCGGCTCGGTGTGCCGCTGGTGTTCGCGGTCCTCACGATCATCCCGGTGCCGCAGTGGCTGCGGCTGCGGGCCGACCCCGGCTATCACGAGTCGTATCTGCGGTTCCTGCCCCGCTTCTTCGACGTGCGCCTGGACCTGACCGACTTCCCCTTCATCCTGCGGGGCCGGTATTTCGAGACCGGGCACCTGTGGTTCGTGGTGCTGCTGCTGGCGTTCTCCCTCCTGCTGGCGCCGCTGGTCCACTGGCTCCCCCGCGACCTCGGCCGCCGGGTCCGTGCCCGGCTGGCCAGCACGGCGGAGCGGCGCGGCGCGATACTGCTGCCGGCCGTCCCGGTCGCGGCGGTCAGTGCGCTGGCGGGCCTGGAGGAGGGGTTCGCCGCCTGGAGCCGCTGGGCGTACCTGCTCTTCTTCCTGTACGGCTTCGTGCTCGCGGCCGACGAGCGGTTCCGGACCGCGATGCGCCGCGACGCGGTACCGGCCGCCGTGCTCGGCACCATCCTCTTCCTGGTCGGCATGCCGGGGTTCCTGGTCGTGGGCGACGTCTTCGGCGGCGACCCCTTCACGGACATGACCCCGCTCGCGATCGGCGCCCGCATCCTGTACGGCGCGACGGGGTGGTGCTGGCTCGTCGCGATCCTGGGGCTTCTCGACCGCCGCCGCCCGGCGCCGGACACCGCGCGGGGCCCGGCGGACGACCGGAACCAGGGGCGGGGCAAGGAGCGGGGCAGGGAGCAGGGCCGAGGCCAGAGCCAGGAGCAGGACCAGGGGCGGGGCCGGGGCCAGAGCCGGGAGCAAGGTCAGGAGCAAGGCCGAGGCCAGGACCGGAGGCGGGGCCGGGGGCGTCGGCTGTACGGCTATCTGGCCGCCGCCGCGCTGCCGCTGTACGTCCTGCACCAGCCGATCGTCGTCGCGGTCGCGTACGGCGTGGTCGGCTGGCACGCGCCGATCCCGGTCAAGTACGTCGTGATCGTCGCGGTCTCGCTCACGCTGACCGTGGCGGCGTACGACCTGCTGGTACGGCGCACCCGGGTGACCCGGTCCCTGTTCGGGATACGCGGGTAG
- a CDS encoding MerR family transcriptional regulator, translated as MNDRTELFTIGQLAHRTGLPVRTIRFWSDIGVVPPTCRSAGGYRLYDAEAAARLDLVRTLRELGLDLDTVRRVLRGKGTVADLAGAHADALDAEIRILQLRRAVLRSVARRGSTTEEMRLMHKLSRLSAQERQRVIDDFVDQAFAGLAPDAPGTHIARSMRQMPAELPDDPTTEQVDAWVELAELVADEAFQQRVRQMAVTGAEPVEQRPYDPAPVLEHAGGAVAAGIAPGSAEGGAVLGRIVDAATPADERVRLADQLETFTDRRVERYWQLMGIINGRPPFPSSAPAFEWFIAALRATAA; from the coding sequence GTGAACGACCGCACCGAGCTGTTCACCATCGGACAGCTCGCCCACCGCACCGGCCTGCCGGTGCGGACCATCCGTTTCTGGTCCGACATCGGCGTCGTTCCGCCGACGTGTCGCTCGGCCGGTGGTTACCGGCTCTACGACGCCGAGGCGGCGGCCCGCCTGGACCTGGTGCGGACGCTCCGCGAACTGGGCCTGGACCTGGACACGGTCCGGCGGGTGCTGCGTGGGAAGGGCACCGTCGCCGACCTCGCCGGGGCACACGCCGACGCCCTGGACGCGGAGATCCGGATCCTCCAGTTACGGCGCGCGGTGCTGCGGTCGGTCGCACGCAGAGGAAGCACCACCGAGGAGATGAGACTCATGCACAAGCTTTCCCGGCTGTCCGCACAGGAGCGGCAGCGCGTCATCGACGACTTCGTCGACCAGGCCTTCGCCGGTCTCGCCCCCGACGCGCCGGGGACCCACATCGCACGGTCGATGCGCCAGATGCCGGCGGAGCTGCCGGACGACCCCACCACCGAGCAGGTGGACGCCTGGGTGGAGCTCGCCGAGCTCGTCGCCGACGAGGCGTTCCAGCAGCGTGTGCGGCAGATGGCGGTGACGGGCGCGGAGCCGGTCGAGCAGCGGCCGTACGACCCCGCACCGGTCCTGGAGCACGCCGGTGGCGCGGTGGCGGCGGGGATCGCCCCGGGCTCCGCCGAGGGCGGGGCCGTTCTCGGCCGGATCGTCGACGCCGCCACCCCCGCCGACGAGCGCGTACGGCTGGCCGACCAATTGGAGACGTTCACCGACCGGCGGGTGGAGCGCTACTGGCAGCTGATGGGGATCATCAATGGCCGGCCGCCGTTCCCGTCCAGCGCTCCGGCGTTCGAGTGGTTCATCGCGGCGCTGCGCGCTACGGCGGCCTGA
- a CDS encoding RNA polymerase sigma factor — translation MTATPVERPPDQSLDDFSAVFDAYSSEIHSYVTQRIGRGQADDVVAETFLTAFRKRERYDPARAGIRTWLYGIATNLIHKHRRAEVRALRAMDRHGPPADLPGHEERVATQVSAVRLRPASGRGRAAGKSRRRDGSAPC, via the coding sequence ATGACAGCCACGCCGGTCGAACGACCGCCGGACCAGTCGCTCGACGACTTCTCCGCCGTCTTCGACGCCTACTCCAGCGAGATTCACAGCTACGTCACCCAGCGGATCGGGCGCGGACAGGCCGATGACGTGGTGGCCGAGACGTTCCTGACGGCGTTCCGTAAGCGAGAGCGGTACGACCCCGCCAGGGCCGGCATCAGAACCTGGCTGTACGGCATCGCCACCAATCTCATTCACAAGCACCGCAGAGCCGAGGTCCGCGCCCTGCGCGCCATGGACAGACACGGTCCCCCGGCTGACTTACCCGGCCATGAGGAACGCGTGGCGACGCAGGTCAGCGCGGTACGGCTCCGTCCTGCCAGCGGTAGAGGTCGCGCAGCAGGGAAATCTCGGCGCCGTGATGGATCAGCTCCCTGTTGA
- a CDS encoding DinB family protein: MTRSERIADQLDRHWHKNLRPRLHGLADEEYFWEPVRDCWSIRPRGTSAAPMSAGSGEWTMDSASPDPVPAPVTTIAWRLAHIISSCLGYRVGWHFGGQDFDSQAFAYAGTADEALKQLDEMYGRWNAGVRELSDADLENPPTVGPERFPMEGIVLHVNRELIHHGAEISLLRDLYRWQDGAVPR; encoded by the coding sequence ATGACGAGAAGCGAGCGAATCGCGGACCAGTTGGACCGGCACTGGCACAAGAACCTGCGGCCGCGGCTGCACGGTCTTGCCGATGAGGAGTACTTCTGGGAGCCGGTGCGCGACTGCTGGAGCATCCGACCACGTGGCACGTCGGCCGCACCGATGTCGGCAGGTTCGGGGGAATGGACGATGGACTCCGCGTCCCCTGACCCGGTGCCGGCGCCGGTGACCACGATTGCCTGGCGGCTGGCGCACATCATCTCCTCCTGCCTGGGCTATCGGGTCGGATGGCACTTCGGCGGCCAGGACTTCGACTCCCAGGCATTCGCCTACGCGGGGACCGCTGACGAGGCGCTAAAACAGCTCGATGAGATGTATGGGAGATGGAACGCGGGGGTCCGCGAGCTCTCGGACGCCGACCTGGAGAATCCGCCCACGGTGGGTCCCGAGCGGTTTCCCATGGAGGGCATCGTCCTGCACGTCAACAGGGAGCTGATCCATCACGGCGCCGAGATTTCCCTGCTGCGCGACCTCTACCGCTGGCAGGACGGAGCCGTACCGCGCTGA
- a CDS encoding alpha/beta fold hydrolase, whose protein sequence is MPSTSMVDGFRLRYDVVGEGPPVVLLHGWPGDRTDYRHVVPLLASTRRLVVPDLRGFGESDKHLADPSEQYGAAGQARSVIGLIEELRLGRPVLGGYDIGSRIAQQVALTRPDLVGGLVLSPPLPGIAERVFGEQAQREFWYQAFHRLPLVEHLIDGRPEAVRAYLTHFWSHWSGPDFEPDIDHLVIDYAEPGAFAASIAWYRAGAGTVAASAAERQPDPAHRVATPTIVLWPEHDPLFPRDWSDRLTAFFSDVELRPVDGAGHFIPLECPREFADAVTAAGS, encoded by the coding sequence ATGCCGAGCACATCGATGGTGGACGGGTTCCGGCTCCGCTACGACGTCGTAGGCGAGGGACCACCTGTCGTGCTGCTGCACGGGTGGCCCGGTGACCGGACCGACTACCGGCACGTGGTCCCCCTGCTCGCGTCCACCCGCCGGCTCGTCGTACCCGACCTGCGCGGATTCGGGGAGTCCGACAAACACCTCGCCGACCCGTCGGAGCAGTACGGCGCCGCCGGGCAGGCGCGCAGCGTCATCGGCCTCATCGAGGAGCTCCGGCTCGGCCGGCCGGTGCTGGGCGGGTACGACATCGGAAGCCGGATCGCCCAGCAGGTCGCGCTGACCCGTCCCGACCTCGTCGGCGGCCTGGTCCTGTCTCCGCCCCTGCCGGGCATCGCCGAGCGGGTGTTCGGCGAACAGGCTCAGCGCGAGTTCTGGTACCAGGCGTTCCATCGGTTGCCGCTGGTCGAGCACCTGATCGACGGCAGGCCCGAGGCCGTACGCGCCTATCTGACGCATTTCTGGTCACACTGGTCGGGTCCGGATTTCGAGCCTGACATCGACCACCTGGTCATCGACTACGCGGAGCCGGGGGCGTTCGCCGCCTCCATCGCCTGGTACCGCGCCGGCGCCGGGACCGTCGCCGCGTCGGCCGCCGAACGACAGCCCGACCCGGCGCATCGCGTCGCCACCCCGACCATCGTGCTGTGGCCCGAGCACGACCCGCTCTTCCCCCGGGACTGGTCCGACCGGCTGACGGCCTTCTTCAGCGACGTCGAACTCCGGCCGGTCGACGGAGCCGGCCACTTCATCCCCCTGGAATGCCCCAGAGAATTCGCCGACGCCGTGACGGCGGCCGGCTCCTGA